The following DNA comes from Aminivibrio sp..
CCTTGGACTTCCATATTGCCTACTACCTGGCCCTGAACAACACCGACCCGTCGGCGTGCCACTATATCGTCTCCATGGACGCGGGGTACGACCCTCTGATCAAGCACGTGGCGATATACGGCCAGAAGGTCAAGCGCATCATCACCCTGGAGGACATCAAGGAAAAGCCCTCCCTCAGCAAGGACCTGGCCCCGAAATACGCCAAGGTACTGGAAATACTGAAGAAACAGGACAAGACCCGCCGCCCCAAGTCACGGAAGACCCTTTCATCGAGCATCGATACTCTCTTCCAGGGGCAGGCCACAAAAGAGGACATCGAG
Coding sequences within:
- a CDS encoding PIN domain-containing protein; the encoded protein is MKKYIYIDYENLPGVEVENIEDAKILIFLGENQKKIPTETIRKTQPMGDRVEWVTISGVGRNALDFHIAYYLALNNTDPSACHYIVSMDAGYDPLIKHVAIYGQKVKRIITLEDIKEKPSLSKDLAPKYAKVLEILKKQDKTRRPKSRKTLSSSIDTLFQGQATKEDIELIVEHLFRERFIEEKNKRLAYLD